In Treponema sp. J25, the genomic stretch GGACAATACGAAAAAGGGTGCAACCAGCCCGACAAACAGAAGTCCCGACAACTTGACCATTGCCATTCCCTCCACCCTGTTGCGGGAAAAGGAGAATATAAAAAGCGCAACGGCTATGCTTGAAAGGCCCATCAGCAGGGAGACTGCCGAAAGCGCGAGATAATTCCAATTGGTAAGCGAGAAAAAATGGATAAGCAGGATTGAAATGGGGAAAGCAATGGCCGCCGGCAGCACCAGTCTTGAGAGCATATATCCCGTTTTGCCCACGGGGGTGACCGCCATGTATCCCGCCATGTTCTCGTCCCGCTCGGTCAGCATCACCATGGCCGAAGCAAAGCAAAACATGTACGGGGGCATGAGGCACAGCACAAGATCGAGCAGGAGGTAATAGCCGGCAAGTATCGTCCGCTTCTGAAAATAAGCGCACAGCAGGCTTTCCGCATATGGTATCCCGAAGCGGAAAAGAAGCGCGACCAGCAGGGGAGCGAGGCATACCGCCCAGAG encodes the following:
- a CDS encoding ABC transporter permease, with the protein product MKPLMRSFGIFIRQIIRDDMLWAVCLAPLLVALLFRFGIPYAESLLCAYFQKRTILAGYYLLLDLVLCLMPPYMFCFASAMVMLTERDENMAGYMAVTPVGKTGYMLSRLVLPAAIAFPISILLIHFFSLTNWNYLALSAVSLLMGLSSIAVALFIFSFSRNRVEGMAMVKLSGLLFVGLVAPFFVLSGAQYLAAFLPSFWAAKLCLEENSLLMLPALAVSLIWIWALGRRLERKLY